In one window of Oryza sativa Japonica Group chromosome 9, ASM3414082v1 DNA:
- the LOC4347427 gene encoding uncharacterized protein: protein MRAISSAAGGMLRARLRGGARVRGGGGHGEGGGRWTTPGHEEQPKGYLFNRPPPPAGESRKWEDWELPCYVTSFLTVVILGVGLNAKPDLTLETWAHQKALERLQQQELASGEAQAE, encoded by the coding sequence ATGCGGGCGATCTCGTCGGCAGCGGGGGGGATGCTGCGGGCGCGGCTGCGCGGCGGGGCgcgcgtccgcggcggcggcgggcacgggGAGGGGGGCGGGCGGTGGACGACCCCGGGGCACGAGGAGCAGCCCAAGGGCTACCTATtcaaccggccgccgccgccggcgggggagTCGCGGAAGTGGGAGGACTGGGAGTTGCCCTGCTACGTCACCTCGTTCCTCACCGTCGTCATCCTCGGCGTCGGGCTCAACGCCAAGCCCGACCTCACCCTCGAGACCTGGGCGCACCAGAAGGCGCTCGAGCGCCTCCAGCAGCAGGAGCTGGCCTCCGGGGAGGCCCAGGCCGAGTGA
- the LOC4347428 gene encoding probable polygalacturonase — MASPLLLLLPLAVSSLLLPFAAAARVFSVADYGAAGDGARYDTGAIQAAVDACAAAGGGRVLLPAPGDYLTATVHLRSRVVLDVAPGARLLGGTRQADYPPESRRWYVVLAENTTGAGVTGGGEINGQGGAFVVTPNPQKNIMVSWNATGDCEGDECRPRLVGFIDSKDVTIHDITLNQPAYWCLHIVRCDNTMIHNVSIYGDFDTPNNDGIDIEDSNNTAITHCHIDTGDDAICPKSTTGPVYNLTATNCWIRTKSCAIKFGSASFFDFKKLVFDNITIVDSHRGLGMQIRDGGNVSDVVFSNIKMSTRYYHPLWWGRAEPIYITTCPRHPDSKEGTISDIQFINISSVSENGVFLAGSKHGLLRNLKFKNVDLTYKRWTNYSGGLYDYRPGCQKMVKHRTGGMMLEHISGLEIDNVRMRWSRGSLKGWDVDPLLFQPSTVDKLSFHDWQSLAVSR, encoded by the exons ATGGCGtccccgctgctgctgctgcttccgctCGCCGTCTCGTCCCTTCTGCTGCCGttcgcggcggccgcgcgcgtcTTCTCCGTCGCGGACTacggcgcggcgggcgacggcgcgcggtaCGACACGGGGGCCATCCAGGCGGCCGTCGacgcgtgcgcggcggcggggggcgggcGCGTCCTCCTCCCGGCGCCGGGGGACTACCTGACGGCGACCGTCCACCTCCGCTCGCGGGTGGTGCTCGACGTCGCCCCCGGGGCGCGGCTGCTGGGCGGGACCAGGCAGGCGGACTACCCTCCCGAGTCCCGCCGCTGGTACGTCGTCCTCGCCGAGAACACCACCGGCGCCggggtcaccggcggcggcgagatcaaCGGCCAGGGCGGGGCATTCGTGGTCACCCCCAACCCGCAGAAGAACATCATGGTGAGCTGGAACGCCACCGGCGACTGCGAGGGCGACGAGTGCCGCCCGCGGCTCGTCGGATTCATCGACTCCAAGGACGTCACGATCCACGACATCACCCTCAACCAGCCTGCCTACTGGTG TCTGCATATTGTCAGGTGTGACAATACAATGATCCACAATGTGTCGATATATGGGGATTTTGACACtcccaacaacgacggcatcGACATTGAGGATTCAAACAACACGGCCATCACTCATTGCCACATAGACACCGGAGACGATGCGATATGCCCCAAATCAACCACAGGTCCTGTTTACAACTTGACGGCAACAAACTGCTGGATACGGACTAAATCTTGCGCTATCAAGTTTGGCAGCGCTAGCTTCTTTGACTTCAAGAAGCTGGTATTTGACAACATTACAATAGTTGATTCACATAGAGGACTTGGGATGCAGATTAGAGATGGAG GAAATGTGAGCGATGTGGTGTTCTCAAACATCAAAATGAGCACCAGGTACTACCATCCTTTATGGTGGGGGAGAGCTGAACCGATCTACATCACCACATGTCCAAGGCACCCAGATTCCAAAGAAGGCACCATTTCAGACATTCAGTTCATCAACATCTCATCGGTATCAGAAAACGGAGTATTCTTGGCTGGATCGAAGCACGGGCTGCTTCGCAACCTGAAGTTCAAGAATGTCGACCTAACCTACAAGAGATGGACAAACTACTCGGGAGGGCTGTATGATTACAGGCCTGGATGCCAAAAGATGGTGAAGCACCGAACCGGTGGTATGATGCTGGAGCACATCTCTGGCCTTGAGATCGACAATGTGAGGATGAGATGGTCAAGAGGAAGCCTCAAAGGCTGGGATGTTGATCCTCTCCTCTTCCAGCCATCGACAGTCGACAAGCTGTCATTCCATGACTGGCAATCGCTGGCTGTCAGTAGGTAA